In the Drosophila virilis strain 15010-1051.87 chromosome 4, Dvir_AGI_RSII-ME, whole genome shotgun sequence genome, TTCAGCCTTTGGCAGGCCACACACGTCACAATGTGCCGTACGACTCGGTGTGGTTCAGCGAGTAACGAGATGAGTTCAGTATTGAATAAGAACGGAAAATTAGTATGAAAGTAATGAAGGCATGTAAACAACACTGATAGAAAGGTGATCAAGTTTAGTTAATTAAGTTGGACACTGAAGAAACTTACTCGCACTGTCATACAAcaagcaaaagcagcaacgaGTAAGTACTCGCTACTCGATACTTGGCATCGATATATTAGGAGCAATTAAAGATTAACTAATTGAATTACTTGGAACATAACTTCTCTCGCAACCTTTGTTATGTTGCTATTTAAATCATTTACTATTAATAAAGCATAATTATTGATTCAATTAGTTAGTATATATTGTTACATAAATGGTTTATTCTGTTGTAAAAATGTTCTAAATTGCATtacaataaaatttgtaaactTTTCGTCGCTTAAACTAAACATTTGTAAAAActgcatacaaaatataagaaaatagtCGAGATTACACTTTGATCTTAAATGGTACGGAATATGTGCGCGTGGAATGGATATGTTTCAAAGGgattggtatatatatatatatatatatgtttctaTATTCGTGCGCAGAGGCAGGACGGAAATGCGTTCCAAGTGTTAAGTTCATTTCGGTTCGAGTTGAAGGCACATTGAAAATTACACATAGAGAGTGTGGTACAGTTCGCTTTGGCTATAGTGGCTGCTGCTATTGCCGCAGGAAGTGCGCGACAAGGCCAACGGCTAGGGTGCCAAAGAGGACGCTGGTCAAGCTGCTCCGCTGCAGGCCTGCACCGTTGCAGCCGTCCTTGCTGTTGCAGGTGCAGAACTCCATGAAGATATTGTAGCTGCCGGTGCGCATCAGGCAGAAGCGTTCGTCCCCCTCAATGCCCGGCTCGCCCATGTAGGCACAGCTGCGGAAGTAGCGCCATTCGCCGTGCACCTTCTGGCGAATCTTGCGGCACATGGTCGGACGCACGCCCTTCAGGTGCTCCAGCTCCGGCGCCTGCTGGCAGTCCGTGATGGCCAGTGTGCTGTTGTCGAAGGGATCTCCGCACTTGGGATCGTTGTCGGAGCGGCAATCCCAGCATTTGATGGCCCAAGCTGTGTGTGAGACACCACGAGACAAGatttttagtttgtttgtttgtgtttgtgcgcGCGCTGCTACGCATGCGACTTACCTGTTTGCAGCAGGCAGCCCAAGACGAGGGCGGCCAGCATGCATTTATCCATTGTGTTCATGCTTAGAtacgtttttaattaataactaaTTTGTAAGCAgcaaataattaatgaaaacaaaatgcgaacACCGCCCTAAAAAATATGATGCGCGTATCGATAGACTTTTGCGTTTATCGATGGGAACAGGGCTGCCACCTGGTCGAATCTGGTATTTCTTGTAAGCCTCAAATGCTGTTGTGAGTGCggcataattttatttaaagcatttagaaaagaaaattagtGAGTAGGCACAGCACTGCGAGTATGTGCGAAAATACTCATTTCAAATACTTTGCAACGCAACCGTCTGCAGCAATTAGTTGTGAGCGAAATTCTGTTAGATGAGTAGTTCAGTGCTGTAAGCAACGGCCAAGCAGGTAAGTCTATCGCTTGGCCGCCACATTCAAACTGCTGTAACTGCACTGTTATAGCTattgtttttatgttgtttaaattaattttcatgtGTTTAAAGCAAACTCAAGAAAAATTTAGGTTCCTTATGCCATAGCCGAGCTTGCCTTATAGAACAAACTAATCGCTTATTAACTCGTAACGAAACGGTTAAAATTAACGCGCgctgttaaataacattacagcGCCCTGTTAACTTATTGATGCCAAATATcatatgttatttttttcagtttttggaCGGACTCGAATTTTTCAAGTTGTTGCAACTTGCGGAGTTgcttaaaaacttttgttggCTACATTCGGCTGTCGCGCGTGCTGAGTGAACGTGTGTGAATGATAGCGCTCACTGCATTATTAACCAAATACACGATCGGTATTATGAGCAATTTAAGCAATGGCAATTTGCAGCAgaatcaacaacagcaacaacaacaacaacaacagcaacaacaacagcagcagcaacagaacaACGTTGAAGCGGGCGCGGGTGCGGCTGCGGCGCCCCTATTGATGGAGCCTGGCGCAATGCCCGCCCCTGGCCTAGGCGTTGCGGTGGGCGTGGCGCAACGccagcgcctgctgctgcagcagcagcaacagcagaatcCCGCCGCCGAGGGCAGCGGCCTGGACCGCGGCAGCTGCCTGCTGCGCTACGCTAGCCAAAACAGCCTCGACGAGAGCTCCCAGAAGCACATCCAGCGGCCCAACGGCAAGGAGCGCGGCACCGTCGGCCAGTACAACAACGAGCAGCACACGGCGCGCTCCTTCGATGCGATGAACGAGATGCGCAAGTAAGCACAATCACGACtacaaaataccctgtaactgtGGGAAATAACTTTGTTTACCTTGTAAATTCTATGTGCAAGTAGAAAATTGTGTGCTCGTTCGACAGATACCCAGTGCGTATAGTTAAGCAAAAAGCTGAGTGCTGCGACTAGCAGACACCCtgtaaatataagaaaatatttattctgtTCCTTAAAATGTGAATGCTAGTAGAGACTCCTTAATAATATTGCTTCTACTTAAATAACTCTTGCAATTATTGTCC is a window encoding:
- the crok gene encoding UPAR/Ly6 domain-containing protein crok, with translation MNTMDKCMLAALVLGCLLQTAWAIKCWDCRSDNDPKCGDPFDNSTLAITDCQQAPELEHLKGVRPTMCRKIRQKVHGEWRYFRSCAYMGEPGIEGDERFCLMRTGSYNIFMEFCTCNSKDGCNGAGLQRSSLTSVLFGTLAVGLVAHFLRQ